CGCCACCGCCGCTGCGCCAAAGACTACGAAACGCTCCCCGCCTGCCACGAAGCCTGGGTCCGCTGGTCCCAAATCCGACTCCTGCTCAAACGACTCGAATAGGTTCCCAAACAGCCACTAAGGCGGCTCTTTTGCGCAGGTCAGAGGCTATGCGCGGGTTGCCGGATCGCTGTTAGAGGGTTCGCGGTTATTGGAAACCTGACCGGAATGGGCGCTGCGCCCGGCGGGCTCGGCGCGGGAGTCGGGGCCCTCGTGCGGCCTCGCGGCGCGGATCTCGGCCCGGATCCCATGGTCAGTCGGCGCTGCCGCGCCCGGCTCCCGCCGGCATAACCGGAGGCGGGCCTTCAGCCCCCGAACACGACGTCACCCCCGCGATCTAGCCGAGGCTAGAGATCGTTCCGGGGTCTTCGGAGGCGACCCTGCCCGAGCGGCGATTCGCACTGTCCCGAAACAGGCTGGCTCTGGCCTCTTGCGGAGCCGGTGATCTGACTGAAGGCCAAGGGAGAGCCTCTTCGCTGTGACAAGAAGAAGGGGGGCACCGCGCTGGTGTCAGCTACCGTGCCCCCCGCAACCCGACGAACGGGAATGTTGCGTCAACGCTACCATGTAGGACCATGCCCCGGCTGCCGTCACCGCAAGACGCCCCGGCCGTCATGGCAACGATCCCGCCGGAGCGCCTGAGAAGGTTCCAGGACGCCGCCCCGGCGGGCCGCAACCTCGCGGTGATCGACATGTACGTCCTGGACTCACAACTCTCCGGGGAGTTCTACTCCCTGTTCAGGGCGACCGAGGTGCTGCTCAGGGAGACCATCCATCAGGCCATGAGCCAGGCATGGTGCACGCCCTACTGGTTCAGCCGAGGCCAAGTGCGCCAGTCGCTGGACACCCGCGTCCTGGAAGGACTCGACTCGGCCCGCCGAGCGGCCAGAGTCAGACGGGGCACGCCAGCGCCGGGCAGCGTGGTGGCGCAAGTCATGCTGGGCACCTGGCTCCAACTCCTGGCGCGCGGGGCGAATGGCCAGCAAGAAGCCCTCGTCTGGGTACCAGCCCTGTCCCGGGCGTTCCAGGCTGACCTGCCTGCACAGCCCCACTCCCGGGCCCAGGTGTACGCGCTGGCGCAGCGCCTGGTGTGGGCCCGCAACAGGGTGTTCCACTGCGAGCCGGTCGTGTTCGGTTTCCCGCTTCCCGGATTCCGCACCCGCGACGGGAGGGCGAGGCGCGCGACCCCGCACCAGATTCTCGATGACGTCCGGAGCCTGGCCGGGATGACGAGCCGGGCGGCCAGAGACTGGCTCGGCTCGTGGGACCGCATTGACTCGCTCCTGGCGGATCCGCTGGCGGACGCCGCCCTCGCGTACATGGGCACACGGCCCCGCTTGGCCATGGAAGGCCGCCGGCGACCGGCTCAGCAGCGGACGCCCGCAGCCGGAGCCCCGGACGACCCGCGAGGGAGAGCTTCCGTGTGACGGACAGGGTTCTTCTGCCCACGCATGGGCAGCGGGCTGACCGAAAACTGACCGATTTCAACGCCAGCGGACGGTCAAAACTGAAAGACGATGGCTGCCAACAGCGCCCTGTTCGCGCACGTCAGCGCGCATTATTGACAATGACCGGATACTCGACGAAAGGCGGCCGCCGCCAATGAATAGGTCAAGGGTTCGATTCCCTTAGGCGGCTCGTTTGCGCAGGTCAGAGGCCTATTGCGGCCCGGCTGCCGAACGTTCATGGGTTCGGACTCATCGCTTGCTCATCGCTTTCGATTTGCCGGCCCAGCCACCTGATCATCGGCGCGCCTCGGGAGCCGGTCCGCGAAACCGTGGCCAGCACCCTGTGCCGATCGGGCATGCCTCGTGTGACGCTCATCGTTCGGCGCGCCGCTCGGCGCTGCGAGCCGCTTGACACTTCAGGCCGAACAGGGCAGAGAATGCTGACATGGCCAATCGGCGGCGCAAGCGCAGATCCTCTCCCAATCCCCGTCCCAGAGCCTCCGACTCCCGGCCAGAGGGGGTGACGACGGCCGCGACAAGAGTGGCAGCCGGTCTGTCTTCCGGTTGGGGCCAGGTCCTCGTGGGGCTAGCTGATCAATGTGCGGCGTTCAGGCCGCGTCGATTTGGTCGAGCCACGAGTTGACGTGGGCGACCGCTTCCGGGAGGGTCATCGCCAGGCCTGCCGACCGGGCCGCTTTGCCGAACGAGCCGTCCCAATGCGGGTGGGCGACAAGACGCGCCGGCCAGCGGCGAACCGGCCGGCCGAGCGTCGCGGCTTCCGCCGCGCGGGCCGCGAACACATCCCTGATCGCCTCGCGGACGCCGGCCAGGGGCGGCTCGCCGGTCTCTTCGGACAGGCCCCGGATCAGGACCAGGTCGACGGCGGCCCGGGCGCGGTCGTTGATGTGGGCGGCCGGGTCGTGCGGATCGGTCGAGGCGTGAACCTTCTCCGCCGCCTGATACCGCATCGCAAGCCCCACCAGGTGGTCGGGGGTCGGCAGCCCGAACCCGGCCAGCGACGGCGAAGGCAACCGCTCCCAAGACGCGCCCGCGGCGCCCTCGTCGGGGGAGGCCTCGACCTGGATCCGACGCCATGTCACTCCGCCTAGTTGCACGATGACGTCGAACCGCCGCGGTTTGACGACCCTGGTCGGCGTGTCGATCGCCTCGGCCGGGCCGCGCCGGAACGTCAAAGGCCCCCACGGGCGGCGCAACACCGGGTCGGCGGCGGCGAGGAAGTCTTCCAGGTCGCCGCGGACCGGCCCGTCAAGGTCGGCGGTCGCGCGGGCCTGGCCGGGCAGACGGTGCTGCAGCAACGTGCCGCCCTTCAGCAGGAAACGCGGATTCCCGGCCTCGTCCAGCGCCTGCTGAAGAACCGCCGCCACGGCGGTGGTCGCGACCAGCCACCCCAACCGGCCCCCGTCCGAAGCCAGGTCCCGTTCGGCTTTCGCGATCCAGCCGTTCAGGACACTGGCCGAGCGCGGGGCCTTCTCCTTCGGTTTCAACTCCCCGAGCGCCGCGGCGAGGTTGAGGGGCCTCCCGCTTTCCATGGTCGCGCTCCTCGAGCCGCTGGGCCAGCCGTTCCCGCTCCCCGGCGAGCAGCAGGCTTGTCCCCCCGGCCCGCTCCAGCGCCTGTCTGACCAGGTAGGAGGGCACACCCGTCTCGATGCACTGGCTGATCGTGGTCGGCACGTCCGTGACCGGGATCTGCTCGAACCAGGTCCGCTGGTCCGGTCCCAGGTCCTGGTGGTGGATGGCGTACCGCTCCCCGCCGGCCCGCCGCAGGCGGCGGCGTTTCCCGACTGTGACGTGGATCTGGTCCGGGTTGACACCGCTGACGTCCCACGCCGCCAGGGCTGTCTCATGGCTGAGGCAGGCTTCCGGGGCCCCCGTCCACAACACCGCCAACGCCCAGTTGTCGAACCGGCTGGCCGGGACCTGCGGTATCCGGTACACGCCGCGGGCGACCCGCTCGATCCGGTCCCTGGCCGCCAACTTCACCAACTCGACCCGCGGGACGCCCTCGGCTTCCGCCTGGGCGGACGTGACGAACCCGTGCTGGTCGAGCGCGACCTCCCTCAGCCTCTCAAGCTGCGTCAACACCCCAGGCATGTCAACACTATACCAAAGTCGTATAGTTTCGGCCATCTCATGGTCTCTGGCGCGTCGCCGGCCGGACGGGCGCCGGGCCCGAATCAGGCGAAGCCACCGCCGTCTTCCCGGGCCGGGAGGCGGGACCGGCCCCAGCGCCGGACCGGCTATCATCGCGGCACACCACCCGGCCCCTCGGGGCCCAGCCCTCCTTGCCTCCCTGACGCCGACGCACTCTTCGGGGCCTCCGGGCGAAGCCGGAAGCGGCCGACAGGCAGCCCGCGCGGCAGCCGGTCGTGGGCGCGGGCTTGCCCGCATTCAGCGGATCGGGCGGGCTCGGCTCGCGTCGTCAAGCCGGGACCGGATCAAGCTCTGGTTGACCGGATCGAGTTCCACGCCGACGCTGTTGGCGCCGGTCTCGCGGGCGGCTTCCAGAGTGGTCCCGGTGCCTGCGAACGGGTCGAGGACGGTTCCGCCGGGCGGGCAGAACAGGGCGCAAAGCCACCGCATCAGCCCGAGCGGTTTGACGGTCTGGTGGGCGGCCCCGTGGACGGTCGGGCGTTCGCCTTGGGTCGCTTCCTGGTGGTGCCGGAAGACCGGGAACAGCCCGGACCGGTCGCCGGGCCGGACGGTGCAATCCCGGTCCAACAGGCCCGCCGTGCCGTCGTCGAGGGCGGTGCCCCACCGTTTCCGTGGGGCGGGCGACCCTGATGCGTCTCGACTGCCGGGACCACTTGGCAGAGGGCAATCGGCGCCGACCTTGCCGCGCGTCGCGGGCCAACAAACAACGCGGCGCGTGGGCCTTGAGTCCAACGTGGACCCTCCAGCCGAGGGAGCGCCCGGGACGTTCCGACGCGGCAGACCCCAACAAATTCCCAACAGAATGGACCCGCGCCAACCGGCAAGAACCGGATACATTTGGAAGGAGGGGATCAGACGATTTCCGTGGTAAACCCAGGAAACTGGAGGCGTCCGGAACCTTTCGAAAGCCGCCGCAAATGGCCGATTGAATAGAATAGGCCAAGGGTTCGATTCCCCTGGACGGCTCCCAACATTGCCTGTCAACGTGGATTTTCCCTCGTGATGAGGAGGCCGGGAAGTGGCCGAGCAATAAGACGCCCCAAGACTTTGGGATCCGGGGAGGATGACCGACTGGCGGCACGGGAGGTCAAGGCAACAGGTCGATGGCTTGGGGCCTTGCCTTCATCGCGTGTATCACCATCTCGTTTCCGCTGTCGAAAACGAGAACCACTGTCTCAAGCAAGCGCGCCTGGGTGTCAAAGCCTACGCGCAGCTCGCGCCCCGGCGAAGCGTCGCCCAGTTCCTCGATCCACAGCGCCCAGGTCGCAGCGTGGACCGCGTCAGCCTCGCTTATCCCGTGTTTGAAGGGCCGACCGGTGGATCTTCACGCCACGTGCGCCATCAGGGCGTCGCGCATGACCTCGGAGCGCGTCTTGTGCTCCTGTTTCGCGCGGGAATCCACTCTGGCCAGTTCTTCAGCGGTCAGACGGACGGGAACTACCTGCGAGGGCAGGGCACTGCGGCCTGGCCTGCCCCGGCCGCGCCGCCGCAGTTCGGCCGGGTCGTACCCGCGTTCGGCTTCGGCCGACCACTGCTCGATTTGCGCTTCCGTGACGACCACGCCGCCAATCGCCTCGGTTCCATCCACCCGAATATCGTAATACGCGCGAACTCGCGAGCGAAGGCGGCCGGAGTGGCGAACTCGCTCCTGAGCGTGAGGAGCCGGCTCCTGCCCCACGCCGAGACCACGCCGCCTGAGGCGCGCGAGATCGCCTGCTCAGGCCGCGGCCGAGCACCCGCTCTTCCCCCGAAAGTCCCACGCCGCTAATCGCTTACCCATCGAAATGGGCGCAGGCCGCTGGGTGTCGTCAGCGCCCAGCTGCAACCCTGCTCCCCCGTTGACAACCAACAACGAGCACGGGCGACGGTCATCGAAAACCACCGGAAACGCGGATCTGGGAGTGAATAGGTCAAGGGTTCGATTCCCTTGAGAAGGCTCCTAAAGTCCCTGGTCAGATGCGGTTTTTCTTGACGAGGAGGAGGCCGAGAAATGGCCAAGCCATCAACTTGTCACCACTTTGGGCCCCGCGCGCGGGGCCGGCGGGCGCCCGCTTCGGCCGGGCGCGGCCTGGAGCCGCTCTTAACCATCGGGGACTGTCCGAGTACCTCGGGATCCCGCTCTCCACCCTCTACGACTGGCGCACCAAGGGCGAGGGGCCGGTGGCATACCGGTTCGGCAAACGCCAGATGCTCCCGGTTCGGTGCAGCAGGGGCAGGACTCGGCGTTGTTCGGCGTGGAGCGGGACGGCTCCTTTCCCAGTTCGGTGGCGTCCGTCTACCAGGGGTTCGCGGGACGGAAGCTCAATCCGAGCGTGCGGGAGCGGCGGCTCCCTTGGCCCGGGTCGACAGCAGGCCGCGACTCGGGGCAGCTGCCTAGATCAGCACCACGTGGTCAATTCCGAGCAGCGCGAGTCCCTCGTCTAGGGTGGCGAGTTGGCCGCCGCGGCTTGCTGCCAGCGCCGCAAGGTACGCGTCCGTGGCTTGCTTGTGCCCCCGCACGCTGCCGACTGGGACATCCGCGTAGGACAGGTCGTCGGGCCAGAACTTGATCATCTGGGCCTCTGAGAGCGCCCGGACGACAGCCTGTGCATCTACAGCGCTGCGGCCCTCACGTAACAGATAGCGGAATAGTGCGCCTTCGACCACGGGACAAACGGCGCCGCCGCCAGCCCCCAGAAACCACCCGGTCGCCCGCTCGTGATGCTCGTGATCGCGCACCGCCAAGGGAATCAGCACGCTGGCATCCAGCAAGAACGTCACCAGCCGTCATCCTGGTCTAGGAAGGCGCGCACCTCGGCGGCGCTGACGGGCCTTCCCAGGGCCACGCTCGGCAGACCCGTCTCCGGGTCGATGCGCAGATCCGGCGGGCCGCCCGAGACACCCGGAGCGCGCCGCGAACGGCGCAGCGCCTCCAAACGGATGCTCAACTCGTCCAAGTCGGCATCGCTCAACCGCCGCAACTCGTCCAAAAGCGCCGGTGAAACCATGCTTCCCAGGGTACAGCGCGGTCCGGATCGTCGGAAGGCGGGCGGCAGGCCGGATCACCGGAGGCGAAAATGGCACCACTTCGCACGGCGCTGCGCAACGCGGCCGCCTGCCTACGGGGCCCCCGCCGATCCGCCATGCGGCGTCTCCGGCGACCAAGGCGCTGATCGCCGTGCTCCACGACTCATCGCTTACCCATCGAAATAGGCGCGAGCCGCTGGGTAACGTCTGCGTTCAACCGCAACCACGCTCCCTCGCTGACTACCAACGACCAGCACGGACGGCGGTCATCGAAAACCATCGAAAACCCGAATCTGGGAGTGAATAGGTCGAGGGTTCGATTCCCTTGAAAAGGCTCGTCTGCGCAGGTCAGAGGCTATGCGCTGGTTGCCGGTTCGATGGTAGAGGGTTCGAGGTGACCGCAAGTCTGGCCAGAATGGGCGCCAAGTCCATCGGATACGGCATCACACGAGGAGCTTCGCCCGGCTTCCTGGTGTAGCTTCTGCTGCACAGGCGCGCGTACGTCCTTCGGGAATGGGCCAACCCCACTGAACACGGCTCTGCGGTCAGCGCTGCACTTGATCAAGCGGCCTGCGGCCGTCAAGCCAGAGACCGGAGCGCGGCGCCGACGCTCGAGACATGCGCCGGGATCGGCGGCTAGGCTTGGCCGGCTGTTGACCCACGAGCGCGGGCGGGCGCGCGACCTACCCCTTCTGGCGCCGGATGATTCCTGAGGTGCCGCGGAGTGACGTTCGTTCAAATAGCCGTGGGCTAGGGCTGACAGATCCGTTTCAGGATTCGCAGGGCGCCGCTTCGGGATTCTGGAGATGCTCATAGCCTGTGGCACGCGCCACCTCGTGCCCGCACCGTCACCGCAAGAGGAACCGGGAGGCGAACCCAAGATGGATCCCCAATTGATCCAGATGGGCGCTGCCCTTGCTGCCTTGGCCGCGAGAGGGACGGTGACTGCTGTCACCAAACGGGCGAGGAAGGCCAAGGGACAGCCTCTGCTCTGCGGTAAGAAGAACGGGGCACCGCGCTGGCGTCAGCTGCCGTGCCCCCCGCAACCTCGCGGTGATCGACATGCGCGTCACTGAATCCACAACTCGCCGGAGAGTTCTACTCCCTGTTCAGGGCAACCGAGGTGCTGCTCAGGGAGACGGTCCGCCAGGCCATGGGCCGGGCCGCGGGCTCGCCGTACTGGTTCAGCCGAGGCCAAGTGCGCCAGTCGCTGGACACTCGCGTCCTGGAAGGACCCGACTCGGCCCGCCGGGCGGCCAGAGTCAGGCGGGACGCCAGCGCCGGGCGGCGTGGTGGCTCAAGTCATGCTGGGCGGCAGACGACTGGCTCGCCTCGTGGGGCCGCGTTAACTTGCTTCTGGCTAATCCGCTGGCGGACGCCGCTCTCATCCACATGGACCCACGGCCCCGTCTGGCAATGGAAGGCCGCCGGTGACCGGCCTAGCGCCGAACGCCCGGAGTCGGAGTCGAGGCGACTCGCGCACAGGAGAGCTTCCAGCTGACAGACACGGCGCCTCCGCGCCCGCAGGGGGCGGCAGGGTGACCGGAACCAGGCCGACGAACGCGATCACCCCGACAAACGCGACTGCGACCCCGGTCGGCAACGCCACCAAGACCACCGAGGCAACCCGCAGGCGCTCGACTTTCACACCCACGTGGGCAGCTGTGCGGTCGCCGACCGCCAGGAGGTCGTAGCGGGGCACCAGCCGTAACGCCACGGCCGCAGCGACCAGGTTCAGGCCGGCCAACACCACCCGCGACCCGTTGACCGGCATCAGGAGCGTGCCGCTGGTGGCCGAGTCGATCCGCACCACCGGGTTCGAGAACGTCAGATCCAGGATCCCCGCATGGCCGGTGAACCGGACCGCCCCCGTAGGCTGTGGTCCCCGTGCCGGCCGTCCGCTCCAGTCGGTTGAACGCTGGCCGAACCAGAGCCGCCCGCTCCGAGCGGAGGCGCCGCCGGAAAGGCTGATCGCGACCTTGGCAATCGGCCCGGTGACGTTGGAGCGGAAGGTGGCCTTGACGCGGCGGCACGGCCGGAGACCGCCGCGCCCACCAGGACCGCCACGGCCATGCCGCAAGCCATTCCCAGCAGCGGCCTGTCCCCCACCGTCCAGCCCGCCACAGACCCGAGCCCCACAGCATAGGCAGCCCAACAACTCGCCGCCGCCGCGTCCGCGACGAGGAAGCTCCGCCGGGGGTAGCCAGCGGCGCCAGCGGCGAGACTCGCGACCACCCGCAGCCCCGGCACAAACCTCGCCGTCACCAGCACCGGCCCGCCGCTGCGAGAAAAGGCCAGTTTCACCTGCGCGAACGCCGCGGCGCCCCGGCGGGACCGCAGCGCACGCCAACGTTCCGGGCGCAGCCGACCGCCCAAGCGGTAGATCGCGAAGTCGCCAGCGGCGGCGCCAACCGTGGCGGCCAGCCACAGCGCCAAGGTCCCCCAGCCCAGACCGCCCGCCGCCACCTGGCCGGCCGCGGCCGCCATCACCACCGCGTCAGAGGGCGCCGGCGGGAAGATCCCGTCCAGCGCGCAGAACAGCGCCACAACCGCCAGCGCCCCAGGCGCCGCCGCCAAGTGGACGATGACGTCATTGGCCGCGTCCCACAGCGCGGCGGCTCCAGCGGGTTCTGCGAGCATTCGGGCTCCTGGGGGTTCCGGGGGCGCGTTCTTGGCAGAGCGCCGGGCGGCTCCACCGCCCCATTTTCTAGCCCGGCACCGCGAGCCTAAACGAGGGGCCGCCCTGAGCCGCCATCCGGGAAAGCCCCCCATTTCCCCTGATCTCGCGGCACGCGGCCAGCCCGGCGCGCGGGAGCCCCACCCGGAGTTGTTCGCCCGCCACCCCCAAGAGGGCTGGACCGCGTGGGTAGACGAAGCGCCGCCCGATGCCGTCCCCGCAGCCGCCAGCACAAAGGCCACGGCGGCGGCCCAGACCGCCCACCGAGGGCCGGCCGCCTCGCCGCCAGCCCGCCGAATAGGCGCGAAACCATCCAGCAGCGACTCGCGCAGGAACCCGGTCAGCGCGAGCCGAAATGGTGGCTGATGCCGAACCCGATGGCAACGCTGGCGGCCCCGGCGGCGTTTGCGGCGTCCTGCCCGACGAGGTCCAGCCGCGCCTCAAGCTCCTCGATCCTGGCTTCCAGGGCTGCGATCCGCTCTTCCGGGGACGCCGTCTGTCTTGTCGCCAGATCCTGCCGGCGTCTGGTGAGGTCTGCCTGCCTCGGCTCGTCGCGCCGCTCGGCCCGTCGCCCTGCGGCGGCGGCGAGCCAGATGAGCAAGAT
Above is a window of Bifidobacteriaceae bacterium DNA encoding:
- a CDS encoding nucleotidyl transferase AbiEii/AbiGii toxin family protein, which produces MAAVLQQALDEAGNPRFLLKGGTLLQHRLPGQARATADLDGPVRGDLEDFLAAADPVLRRPWGPLTFRRGPAEAIDTPTRVVKPRRFDVIVQLGGVTWRRIQVEASPDEGAAGASWERLPSPSLAGFGLPTPDHLVGLAMRYQAAEKVHASTDPHDPAAHINDRARAAVDLVLIRGLSEETGEPPLAGVREAIRDVFAARAAEAATLGRPVRRWPARLVAHPHWDGSFGKAARSAGLAMTLPEAVAHVNSWLDQIDAA
- a CDS encoding type IV toxin-antitoxin system AbiEi family antitoxin domain-containing protein, with product MPGVLTQLERLREVALDQHGFVTSAQAEAEGVPRVELVKLAARDRIERVARGVYRIPQVPASRFDNWALAVLWTGAPEACLSHETALAAWDVSGVNPDQIHVTVGKRRRLRRAGGERYAIHHQDLGPDQRTWFEQIPVTDVPTTISQCIETGVPSYLVRQALERAGGTSLLLAGERERLAQRLEERDHGKREAPQPRRGARGVETEGEGPALGQCPERLDRESRTGPGFGRGPVGVAGRDHRRGGGSSAGAGRGRESAFPAEGRHVAAAPSARPGPRDRRP
- a CDS encoding site-specific DNA-methyltransferase encodes the protein MDRDCTVRPGDRSGLFPVFRHHQEATQGERPTVHGAAHQTVKPLGLMRWLCALFCPPGGTVLDPFAGTGTTLEAARETGANSVGVELDPVNQSLIRSRLDDASRARPIR
- a CDS encoding ribbon-helix-helix domain-containing protein yields the protein MDGTEAIGGVVVTEAQIEQWSAEAERGYDPAELRRRGRGRPGRSALPSQVVPVRLTAEELARVDSRAKQEHKTRSEVMRDALMAHVA
- a CDS encoding PIN domain-containing protein: MTFLLDASVLIPLAVRDHEHHERATGWFLGAGGGAVCPVVEGALFRYLLREGRSAVDAQAVVRALSEAQMIKFWPDDLSYADVPVGSVRGHKQATDAYLAALAASRGGQLATLDEGLALLGIDHVVLI
- a CDS encoding iron chelate uptake ABC transporter family permease subunit; this encodes MLGCLCCGARVCGGLDGGGQAAAGNGLRHGRGGPGGRGGLRPCRRVKATFRSNVTGPIAKVAISLSGGASARSGRLWFGQRSTDWSGRPARGPQPTGAVRFTGHAGILDLTFSNPVVRIDSATSGTLLMPVNGSRVVLAGLNLVAAAVALRLVPRYDLLAVGDRTAAHVGVKVERLRVASVVLVALPTGVAVAFVGVIAFVGLVPVTLPPPAGAEAPCLSAGSSPVRESPRLRLRAFGARPVTGGLPLPDGAVGPCG
- a CDS encoding DUF1192 domain-containing protein yields the protein MDLQGVFAAVLIAVIAGGSVILLIWLAAAAGRRAERRDEPRQADLTRRRQDLATRQTASPEERIAALEARIEELEARLDLVGQDAANAAGAASVAIGFGISHHFGSR